The following coding sequences lie in one Pseudomonas svalbardensis genomic window:
- the polA gene encoding DNA polymerase I, with the protein MSQAPLVLVDGSSYLYRAFHALPPLTTSKGLPTGAVKGVLNMLKSLRKQYPDSPFAVVFDAKGGTFRDDMYAEYKANRPSMPDDMRVQIEPLHQSVIALGFPLLCVEGVEADDVIGTLARSSAAADRPVVISTGDKDMAQLVDGHITLVNTMTGSALDVEGVKEKFGVAPEQIIDYLALMGDSSDNIPGVPGIGPKTASGLLVGVNGGLTDLYAQLDIVPTLPIRGAKTLPAKLEEHKEMAFLSYQLATIKIDVPLDIGLDDLQMGKPDHDKLAELYTLLEFKSWFEENQRDAKRSGQEVVAPVAEEAAVDTELKYTTILTQADFDLWLKKLNDAKLIAFDTETTGIDAQQAQLVGLSFAVQANEAAYIPLTHSYMGVPDQLDRDTVLRALKPILEDPSKLKVGQHAKFDMNILANCAIGGDQSCGITVQGVAFDTMLESYVLDSTATRHDMDSLALKYLNHTTTSFQDIAGKGAKQLTFDQISLELAGPYAAEDADVTLRLHQTLLEKLNAIPSLSKVLSEIEMPLVPVLARIERQGALVDANLLGIQSVELGEKMVALEREAFAIAGEEFNLGSPKQLGVILYEKLGLPILSKTAKGQASTAEAVLAELAEQDFPLPKVLMQYRSMSKLKSTYTDRLPEQINPRTGRIHTSYHQAVAATGRLSSSDPNLQNIPIRTAEGRRIRQAFVAPKGYKLLAADYSQIELRIMAHLAKDEGLLHAFRNDLDVHKATAAEVFGVELVDVTTDQRRSAKAINFGLIYGMSAFGLAKQIGVDRKQSQAYIDRYFARYPGVLEYMERTRAQAAEQGFVETIFGRRLYLPEINAKNPALRKGAERTAINAPMQGTAADIIKKAMIAVDSWLTASGLDAKVILQVHDELVLEVREDLVDQVRDEIRAHMSDAAKLDVPLLVEVGVGNNWDEAH; encoded by the coding sequence ATGAGCCAAGCCCCCCTCGTCCTGGTGGACGGTTCTTCTTACCTGTACCGCGCCTTTCACGCCCTTCCGCCGCTGACCACCTCCAAAGGTTTGCCGACCGGTGCGGTCAAAGGCGTGCTGAACATGCTCAAGAGTCTGCGCAAGCAGTACCCGGACAGTCCGTTCGCCGTGGTGTTCGACGCCAAGGGTGGGACATTTCGCGATGACATGTACGCCGAATACAAGGCCAACCGTCCGAGCATGCCCGACGACATGCGTGTTCAGATCGAGCCACTGCACCAGAGCGTGATCGCCTTGGGCTTCCCGCTCCTTTGCGTCGAAGGCGTCGAAGCCGATGACGTGATCGGCACCCTGGCCCGCAGCAGTGCGGCGGCCGACCGTCCGGTGGTGATCTCCACCGGCGACAAGGACATGGCGCAGTTGGTCGACGGCCACATTACCTTGGTCAATACCATGACCGGTAGCGCGCTGGACGTGGAGGGCGTGAAGGAGAAATTCGGCGTCGCTCCCGAGCAGATCATCGATTACCTGGCACTCATGGGCGATTCTTCCGACAACATTCCGGGCGTTCCGGGCATTGGCCCGAAGACCGCTTCCGGCCTGTTGGTCGGCGTGAACGGCGGCCTGACCGACCTCTATGCTCAGCTCGACATCGTCCCGACACTGCCGATTCGCGGGGCCAAAACCCTGCCGGCCAAGCTCGAAGAGCACAAGGAGATGGCGTTTCTCTCCTATCAATTGGCAACCATCAAGATCGACGTGCCGCTGGATATCGGCCTCGACGACCTGCAAATGGGCAAGCCGGATCACGACAAGCTCGCTGAGCTCTACACCCTGCTTGAGTTCAAGAGCTGGTTCGAAGAGAACCAGCGCGACGCCAAGCGTTCCGGCCAGGAAGTCGTCGCTCCGGTGGCTGAAGAAGCGGCCGTCGACACCGAACTCAAGTACACCACCATCCTCACCCAGGCTGATTTCGACCTGTGGCTGAAAAAGCTCAACGACGCCAAGCTGATTGCCTTCGACACCGAAACCACTGGCATCGATGCACAGCAGGCACAACTGGTGGGCCTGTCTTTCGCTGTACAAGCCAACGAAGCGGCCTACATCCCGCTGACCCATTCCTACATGGGCGTGCCAGATCAACTCGATCGCGATACCGTGCTGCGCGCGCTGAAGCCGATTTTGGAAGACCCGAGCAAACTCAAGGTTGGCCAGCACGCCAAGTTCGACATGAACATCCTGGCCAACTGCGCCATCGGTGGCGATCAGAGCTGCGGCATCACCGTCCAAGGCGTCGCCTTCGACACGATGCTCGAATCCTACGTGCTGGACTCCACCGCGACCCGCCACGACATGGACAGCCTGGCGCTCAAGTACCTGAATCACACCACCACCAGTTTTCAGGACATCGCCGGCAAGGGTGCCAAACAGCTGACATTTGATCAGATCTCCCTGGAACTGGCCGGACCTTACGCCGCCGAAGACGCCGACGTCACGCTGCGCCTGCATCAAACCCTGCTGGAAAAGCTCAATGCCATCCCGAGCCTGAGCAAGGTCCTGAGCGAAATCGAAATGCCGCTGGTGCCGGTTCTGGCACGGATCGAACGTCAAGGCGCGCTGGTCGATGCCAACCTGCTGGGCATTCAGAGCGTTGAGCTGGGCGAGAAAATGGTCGCCCTCGAGCGTGAGGCATTTGCCATCGCCGGGGAAGAATTCAACCTTGGCTCGCCGAAGCAATTAGGCGTGATCCTGTACGAAAAACTCGGCCTGCCGATCCTCAGCAAAACCGCCAAGGGCCAGGCGTCCACCGCCGAAGCCGTGCTGGCGGAACTGGCCGAACAGGATTTCCCGCTGCCCAAAGTGCTGATGCAGTACCGCTCGATGAGCAAGCTGAAAAGTACCTACACCGATCGATTGCCAGAACAGATCAACCCGCGCACCGGGCGAATTCATACCTCTTATCATCAGGCCGTCGCGGCGACCGGGCGCTTGTCGTCCAGCGACCCGAACCTGCAGAACATTCCGATCCGCACCGCTGAAGGGCGTCGGATTCGTCAGGCGTTCGTCGCGCCAAAAGGCTACAAGCTGCTGGCAGCGGACTATTCGCAAATCGAACTGCGAATCATGGCTCACCTGGCCAAGGACGAAGGTTTGCTGCACGCGTTCCGCAACGATCTGGACGTGCACAAAGCCACCGCAGCTGAAGTCTTTGGGGTTGAACTGGTAGATGTCACCACCGACCAACGGCGCAGCGCCAAGGCGATCAACTTCGGCTTGATCTACGGAATGAGCGCGTTTGGCCTGGCCAAGCAGATTGGTGTTGATCGCAAGCAATCCCAGGCCTACATCGACCGTTACTTCGCCCGTTACCCAGGCGTGCTGGAATATATGGAGCGCACCCGCGCCCAAGCCGCCGAACAAGGTTTCGTCGAAACCATCTTCGGTCGTCGCTTGTACCTGCCAGAAATCAACGCGAAAAACCCGGCCCTGCGCAAAGGTGCCGAACGCACGGCGATCAACGCCCCGATGCAAGGCACTGCGGCGGACATCATCAAGAAAGCCATGATTGCCGTGGATAGCTGGCTGACAGCGTCAGGCCTCGACGCCAAAGTCATCCTGCAGGTGCACGATGAATTGGTTTTGGAAGTGCGTGAAGATTTGGTCGACCAGGTCCGCGATGAAATTCGCGCACACATGAGCGACGCAGCGAAGCTTGATGTGCCGCTGTTGGTAGAGGTTGGTGTAGGAAATAACTGGGATGAGGCTCACTGA
- the znuB gene encoding zinc ABC transporter permease subunit ZnuB: MADFLLYALLAGLALALVAGPLGSFVVWRRMAYFGDTLSHAALLGVALGFLLDVSPTVAVTVGCLLLAVLLVTLQQRQPLASDTLLGILAPSTLSLGLVVLSFMHEVRIDLMAYLFGDLLAISPTDLAWILGGSAAVLALLVTLWRPLLAITVHEELARVEGLPVAALRLTLMLLIAVVIAVAMKIVGVLLITSLLIIPAAAAQRHARSPEQMALGASLLGMLAVCGGLALSWFKDTPAGPSIVVTAAALFLLSFVLPRRGV; this comes from the coding sequence ATGGCTGATTTTCTGCTCTACGCCCTGCTTGCAGGCCTGGCCCTGGCGTTGGTCGCGGGCCCGTTGGGTTCGTTCGTGGTCTGGCGGCGCATGGCCTATTTCGGCGACACCCTTTCCCATGCCGCGCTGCTCGGCGTGGCGCTGGGTTTTCTGCTGGATGTCAGCCCTACCGTTGCGGTCACCGTAGGCTGTCTGCTGTTGGCGGTGTTGCTGGTGACGTTGCAACAGCGCCAACCGCTGGCGTCCGACACGCTTTTGGGAATTCTCGCACCGAGCACGCTCTCTTTGGGTTTGGTCGTACTAAGCTTCATGCACGAAGTGCGGATCGACCTGATGGCTTATCTTTTCGGCGACTTGCTGGCGATCAGCCCGACCGATCTGGCCTGGATACTCGGTGGCAGCGCGGCCGTTCTGGCCTTGCTGGTGACGTTGTGGCGGCCATTGCTGGCAATCACGGTGCATGAAGAACTGGCCAGGGTTGAAGGCCTGCCGGTGGCGGCGTTGCGCTTGACCCTGATGTTGCTGATCGCTGTGGTGATCGCGGTGGCGATGAAAATCGTCGGTGTGTTGCTGATTACGTCCTTGCTGATCATCCCGGCGGCTGCGGCACAACGTCACGCCCGGTCACCGGAGCAGATGGCACTGGGCGCGAGCCTGCTGGGCATGCTCGCGGTCTGTGGTGGGTTGGCGTTGTCGTGGTTCAAGGACACCCCGGCGGGCCCATCGATTGTTGTGACAGCCGCCGCACTGTTTCTGCTGAGTTTTGTCCTGCCCCGTCGAGGGGTGTAG
- the znuC gene encoding zinc ABC transporter ATP-binding protein ZnuC encodes MSNALIRLEQVAVTFAGQIVLDNIELSVEPGQIVTLIGPNGAGKTTLVRAVLGLLKPDSGSVWRKPKLRVGYMPQKLHVDPTLPLSVLRFLRLVPGVDRAMALAALKEVGAEQVIDSPVQSVSGGEMQRVLLARALLREPELLVLDEPVQGVDVAGQAELYSLITRLRDRHGCGVLMVSHDLHLVMSTTDQVVCLNRHVCCSGHPEQVSGDPAFVELFGKNAQSLAIYHHHHDHAHDLHGSVVSAAPSAPTHVHGDSCKHG; translated from the coding sequence ATGAGCAACGCGCTGATCCGCCTCGAGCAGGTTGCCGTCACCTTTGCCGGGCAAATCGTGCTGGATAACATCGAGCTGAGCGTCGAGCCCGGGCAGATCGTCACCCTGATCGGCCCTAACGGCGCCGGCAAGACCACGCTGGTGCGCGCTGTACTCGGTCTGTTGAAACCGGACAGCGGCAGCGTGTGGCGCAAGCCGAAACTGCGGGTCGGTTACATGCCGCAAAAACTTCACGTCGATCCGACGCTGCCGCTGTCGGTGCTGCGCTTCTTGCGTCTGGTACCGGGCGTGGACCGCGCCATGGCCTTGGCGGCACTCAAGGAAGTCGGCGCCGAACAGGTGATCGACAGCCCGGTGCAAAGTGTTTCCGGTGGCGAAATGCAGCGGGTGCTGCTGGCCCGGGCATTGCTGCGTGAGCCGGAACTGCTGGTACTCGATGAACCTGTGCAAGGCGTCGATGTGGCCGGTCAGGCCGAGCTCTACAGCCTGATCACACGATTGCGCGACCGCCACGGCTGCGGCGTGTTGATGGTGTCGCACGACCTGCATCTGGTGATGAGCACCACCGACCAGGTGGTCTGCCTCAACCGTCACGTTTGCTGCTCCGGGCATCCCGAGCAGGTCAGCGGTGATCCGGCTTTCGTCGAGCTGTTCGGAAAGAACGCACAAAGCCTGGCGATTTATCACCACCATCACGACCACGCCCATGACCTGCATGGCTCGGTGGTCAGCGCCGCCCCGTCGGCCCCTACCCACGTTCACGGAGATAGCTGCAAGCATGGCTGA
- a CDS encoding zinc ABC transporter substrate-binding protein: MSRLFSIFVAFVASFLLISSAHAEVKVLASIKPLQLIAAAVQDGVTIPEVLLPPGASPHNYALRPSDVRKVQSVDLVYWIGPGMEGFLPRVLNGRTLPSVAVQDLPGLKLRHFAEDSQSHEEADEHDHDHRPGSLDSHLWLSPVNARVIATKMAADLSAADPANAARYQSNLKAFDERLDAMDLRLKARLAGIAGKPYFVFHEAFDYFEDAYGLKHAGVFSVAAEVQPGAQHVAAMRTRLQEVGKTCVFSEPPLRPRLAETLVAGLPVKLAELDALGGYTPATAQGYEQVLEKLGNDLAGCLESL; the protein is encoded by the coding sequence GTGTCCCGACTTTTTTCTATCTTTGTCGCATTTGTCGCAAGTTTTCTGCTGATCAGTTCAGCGCACGCCGAAGTCAAAGTTCTCGCCAGTATCAAGCCTCTACAGCTGATCGCCGCGGCGGTGCAGGACGGCGTGACGATTCCGGAAGTCTTGCTGCCGCCTGGTGCCTCGCCTCATAACTATGCCTTGCGCCCATCCGATGTACGGAAGGTGCAATCGGTGGATCTGGTTTACTGGATCGGTCCGGGCATGGAAGGTTTCCTGCCCCGCGTGCTGAATGGTCGTACGCTGCCCAGTGTCGCCGTGCAGGATTTACCGGGCTTGAAACTGCGACATTTCGCCGAAGATAGCCAGTCCCATGAAGAAGCCGACGAACATGATCACGACCACCGTCCCGGCAGTCTGGACTCGCACTTGTGGCTTTCGCCGGTCAACGCCCGTGTTATCGCCACAAAAATGGCTGCTGACTTGAGTGCAGCCGATCCGGCCAATGCCGCGCGTTATCAGAGCAACCTCAAGGCGTTCGATGAGCGTCTGGATGCCATGGATCTTCGCTTGAAGGCGCGCCTGGCCGGCATCGCGGGCAAACCGTACTTCGTATTCCACGAGGCCTTCGACTACTTTGAAGACGCCTACGGCCTCAAGCACGCCGGCGTATTCAGCGTCGCCGCTGAGGTCCAGCCCGGCGCCCAGCACGTCGCGGCGATGCGCACTCGATTGCAGGAAGTCGGCAAAACCTGCGTGTTCAGCGAACCGCCTCTGCGTCCGCGCCTGGCGGAAACCCTGGTGGCGGGTCTACCGGTGAAGCTGGCGGAACTGGACGCGCTGGGCGGGTACACGCCGGCGACCGCTCAGGGGTATGAGCAGGTGTTGGAGAAGTTGGGGAATGATTTGGCGGGGTGTCTGGAGTCGTTGTAA
- the katE gene encoding catalase HPII produces the protein MSTKKPAATKSALAGTDTPDRGNTNAKLDSLEQFRSDATEQALRTNQGVKVSDNQNTLKAGARGPSLLEDFIMREKITHFDHERIPERIVHARGTGAHGYFQSYETHSVLTKAGFLQDPSQKTPVFVRFSTVQGPRGSGDTVRDVRGFAVKFFTDEGNFDLVGNNMPVFFIQDAIKFPDFVHAVKPEPHNEIPTGGSAHDTFWDFVSLVPESAHMVIWTMSDRAIPKSLRSMQGFGVHTFRLINAEGKSRFVKFHWRPTAGTCSLVWDEAQKLAGKDTDYHRRDLWESIEMGDYPQWELGVQIIEEENEHKFDFDILDPTKLIPEELVPITPLGKMTLNRNPDNFFAETEQVAFCPGHIVPGIDFSNDPLLQGRLFSYTDTQISRLGGPNFHEIPINRPVAPFHNGQRDALHRTTIDKGRASYEPNSIDSGWPKETPPAAQDGGFESYPERIDANKIRQRSESFSDHFSQARLFYHSMSKHEQEHIISAYSFELGKVEREFIRARQVNEILANIDLELAKRVAQNLGLPAPKAGTIEVRKTSLDRSPALSQANLLPADIKTRKVAILAANGVDGAAIDAMKKALKAEGAHAKLLGPTSAPVTTADGKALPVDASMEGLPSVAFDAVFVPGGAASIKALSTDGVALHYLLEAYKHLKAIALQGEAKQLLDVLKLEADAGLIVGTDAKLIKPFFAAIGQHRVWDREPKAKAIPA, from the coding sequence ATGAGTACTAAAAAACCTGCCGCAACCAAAAGCGCACTGGCCGGGACCGATACCCCGGACCGCGGTAACACCAATGCCAAGCTCGACAGCCTGGAGCAATTTCGCTCCGACGCCACTGAACAGGCCCTGCGCACCAACCAGGGCGTGAAAGTCTCGGACAACCAGAACACGTTGAAAGCCGGCGCCCGCGGGCCATCGTTGCTGGAAGATTTCATCATGCGTGAAAAGATCACGCACTTTGACCATGAACGCATTCCCGAGCGCATCGTCCACGCCCGCGGCACCGGTGCTCACGGCTACTTCCAGAGCTATGAAACCCATTCCGTGCTGACCAAGGCCGGGTTCCTACAAGACCCAAGCCAAAAAACCCCGGTCTTCGTCCGCTTCTCCACGGTGCAGGGCCCTCGTGGGTCGGGCGATACCGTGCGGGACGTACGAGGTTTCGCGGTGAAGTTTTTCACCGACGAAGGCAACTTCGACTTAGTGGGCAACAACATGCCGGTGTTTTTCATTCAGGATGCGATCAAATTTCCTGACTTCGTGCACGCGGTGAAACCCGAGCCGCACAATGAGATACCCACCGGTGGCTCAGCTCACGATACCTTTTGGGATTTTGTCTCTCTGGTACCAGAGTCGGCGCACATGGTGATCTGGACCATGTCCGACCGGGCGATCCCGAAAAGCCTGCGCAGCATGCAAGGCTTCGGCGTGCACACCTTCCGCCTGATCAATGCCGAAGGTAAATCGCGCTTCGTCAAATTCCACTGGCGCCCCACGGCCGGGACCTGTTCGCTGGTGTGGGATGAAGCGCAGAAACTCGCCGGTAAAGACACGGATTACCACCGTCGCGATCTCTGGGAGTCGATCGAGATGGGCGACTACCCACAATGGGAACTGGGCGTACAGATCATCGAGGAGGAGAACGAACATAAATTCGACTTCGACATCCTCGACCCGACCAAGCTGATTCCGGAAGAACTGGTGCCGATCACCCCACTGGGCAAAATGACCCTCAACCGCAACCCCGACAACTTCTTCGCCGAAACCGAACAGGTTGCCTTCTGCCCTGGGCATATCGTGCCGGGGATCGACTTTTCCAACGATCCATTGCTGCAAGGTCGACTGTTTTCCTACACCGATACGCAAATCAGCCGACTTGGCGGGCCGAACTTTCACGAGATCCCGATCAACCGCCCGGTCGCACCGTTCCACAATGGTCAACGGGATGCGCTGCATCGCACCACCATCGACAAGGGCCGCGCGTCCTACGAGCCAAACTCCATTGATAGCGGTTGGCCAAAAGAAACGCCGCCGGCAGCCCAGGATGGCGGCTTCGAAAGTTATCCAGAGCGCATTGACGCCAACAAGATCCGTCAGCGCAGCGAATCATTCAGCGACCATTTCTCCCAGGCGCGGCTGTTTTACCACAGCATGAGCAAGCACGAGCAGGAGCACATCATCTCGGCTTACAGCTTCGAGCTGGGCAAGGTTGAGCGGGAGTTCATCCGCGCGCGCCAGGTGAATGAGATTCTGGCCAACATCGATCTGGAACTGGCTAAACGCGTGGCGCAGAACCTGGGGTTGCCAGCGCCCAAAGCCGGGACGATCGAAGTACGCAAAACCTCACTGGATCGCTCGCCGGCCCTGAGCCAGGCCAACTTGCTGCCGGCGGATATCAAAACCCGCAAAGTGGCAATCCTGGCAGCCAATGGCGTCGATGGTGCAGCGATTGATGCCATGAAGAAAGCGCTGAAGGCCGAAGGTGCGCACGCCAAACTGCTCGGTCCGACTTCTGCTCCTGTGACCACCGCCGATGGCAAAGCATTGCCGGTCGATGCGTCGATGGAAGGCTTGCCTTCGGTGGCGTTCGATGCGGTGTTTGTGCCCGGTGGCGCGGCGTCGATCAAGGCGTTGAGCACTGACGGGGTGGCGCTGCATTATCTGTTGGAGGCATACAAGCACTTGAAGGCGATTGCGCTGCAGGGCGAGGCCAAACAGTTGCTGGATGTGTTGAAACTCGAGGCTGATGCGGGGTTGATCGTGGGTACGGATGCGAAGTTGATCAAACCGTTTTTTGCCGCGATCGGGCAGCATCGGGTGTGGGACAGGGAGCCTAAGGCCAAGGCGATTCCGGCTTAA
- a CDS encoding PA5502 family lipoprotein, protein MKPFASRYLLLVAFSLLLGACQSTPPAATEATGARATAIAQLQQSLASSELATAEDQLAALQAESPNDQSLEQYQRQLAEAYLRRSQIVLQKGDVNAAATALSRARALMPKAPALTGGVNNAIVNARKAELDRAEAALMAAEAKPQAKVIDPTAESTTVALNLTDMTKLRRQLDAIAADVVNYQCDVSIQAPRTQDFPWLTTLLTKRVKKLDADFDLNLEKQILRNVPAQMVLSPRKP, encoded by the coding sequence ATGAAGCCGTTCGCCTCCCGTTATCTGCTCCTTGTCGCATTTTCGCTGCTACTGGGCGCTTGCCAAAGCACGCCACCGGCGGCCACCGAGGCTACCGGTGCACGGGCCACGGCCATCGCGCAGCTGCAACAAAGCCTAGCCAGCAGCGAACTGGCGACTGCTGAAGATCAACTCGCTGCCTTGCAGGCCGAGTCGCCCAACGATCAATCCCTTGAGCAATACCAGCGGCAACTGGCCGAAGCCTATCTGCGCCGCAGCCAGATCGTGCTGCAAAAAGGTGATGTGAATGCGGCTGCCACGGCGCTGAGCCGTGCCCGGGCGTTGATGCCCAAGGCTCCGGCGCTGACTGGCGGGGTCAACAACGCCATCGTCAATGCCCGCAAAGCCGAGCTGGATAGAGCCGAAGCTGCGCTCATGGCTGCCGAAGCCAAGCCACAGGCCAAGGTCATTGATCCGACGGCTGAAAGCACCACAGTTGCATTGAACCTGACTGATATGACCAAGCTTCGTCGTCAACTGGATGCGATCGCCGCCGATGTGGTGAATTACCAGTGCGACGTGAGTATTCAGGCGCCACGCACCCAGGACTTCCCTTGGTTGACCACGTTGCTGACCAAGCGCGTGAAGAAACTCGATGCGGATTTTGACCTGAATCTGGAGAAGCAGATTCTGCGCAACGTTCCGGCGCAGATGGTTCTGAGTCCGCGTAAGCCCTAA
- a CDS encoding DUF2782 domain-containing protein, giving the protein MRTLNRLLLAGLFASVPLAVMAADDAPTPEPEVTIRTEGDKTIQEYRQNGFLYAIKVTPKGAPPYFLVRADGTDANFIRSDQPDMLIPSWKIFEWK; this is encoded by the coding sequence ATGCGCACACTAAATCGCCTGTTGCTGGCTGGGTTGTTTGCATCCGTTCCGTTGGCCGTCATGGCGGCGGACGATGCACCGACACCGGAGCCGGAAGTCACTATCCGCACGGAAGGGGATAAAACCATCCAGGAGTACCGCCAAAACGGTTTCCTGTACGCGATCAAGGTCACACCGAAGGGCGCACCGCCTTACTTTCTGGTGCGTGCGGACGGAACGGATGCAAACTTCATCCGCTCGGATCAGCCGGATATGCTGATTCCTTCGTGGAAGATTTTTGAGTGGAAGTAG
- the zur gene encoding zinc uptake transcriptional repressor Zur, with the protein MPKTPIASRPHDHSHCVHSALSEADALCARQGLRLTALRRRVLELVWQSHKPLGAYDILAVLSEQDGRRAAPPTVYRALDFLLENGLVHRISSLNAFVGCNHPGHAHQGQFLICRECHAAIELEQKSISDAIISSAKDVGFVVEGQTVEVVGLCSGCQGV; encoded by the coding sequence ATGCCTAAAACACCGATTGCCAGCCGTCCCCACGACCACTCTCATTGCGTCCATAGCGCATTGTCTGAGGCCGATGCTCTGTGCGCACGTCAAGGCTTGCGCCTGACCGCCTTGCGCCGGCGGGTGCTGGAACTGGTCTGGCAAAGCCACAAACCGTTGGGTGCCTACGACATTCTCGCGGTGCTCAGCGAGCAGGACGGCCGCCGCGCCGCGCCGCCGACCGTGTACCGTGCGCTGGACTTCCTGCTGGAAAACGGCCTGGTACACCGCATCTCCTCCCTGAACGCCTTCGTCGGCTGCAATCACCCGGGACACGCCCACCAGGGCCAGTTCCTGATTTGCCGCGAATGCCACGCCGCCATCGAGCTCGAACAGAAATCCATCAGCGACGCGATCATCAGTAGCGCCAAGGATGTCGGATTTGTCGTCGAAGGCCAGACCGTTGAAGTGGTCGGCCTCTGCTCAGGTTGCCAGGGGGTTTGA
- a CDS encoding homoserine kinase gives MSVFTPLARPELETFLAPYGLGRLLDFQGIAAGSENTNFFISLEQGEFVLTLVERGPVQEMPFFIELLDVLHNADLPVPYALRTTDGVALRELAGKPALLQPRLAGKHIKEANAQHCAQVGELLGHLHLATQANMIKRKTDRGLDWMLEEGTQLLSHLNAEQSDLLQRALDEITQQKTKILALPRANIHADLFRDNAMFEGTHLTGLIDFYNACSGPMLYDVAIALNDWCSGESGLIDGPRARALLGAYAALRPFTAAEAELWPTMLRVACVRFWLSRLIAAESFAGQDVLIHDPMEFQQRLAQRQHVSTHLPFAL, from the coding sequence ATGTCTGTGTTCACCCCACTGGCTCGGCCCGAGCTGGAAACCTTTCTCGCCCCTTACGGGCTCGGCCGCCTGCTTGATTTCCAGGGGATTGCCGCTGGTAGCGAAAACACCAATTTCTTCATCAGCCTGGAGCAGGGCGAATTTGTCCTGACCCTGGTTGAGCGTGGTCCGGTTCAGGAGATGCCGTTCTTCATAGAACTGCTCGACGTGCTACACAACGCCGACCTGCCAGTGCCTTATGCCTTGCGCACCACCGACGGCGTCGCGTTGCGCGAACTGGCCGGTAAACCTGCGCTGTTGCAGCCACGTCTGGCTGGCAAGCACATCAAGGAGGCCAATGCGCAGCATTGCGCTCAGGTGGGCGAGTTGCTCGGCCATCTGCACCTTGCAACCCAGGCCAACATGATCAAGCGCAAGACCGATCGCGGCCTGGACTGGATGCTGGAAGAGGGCACGCAGTTGCTGTCGCACCTCAATGCCGAGCAAAGCGATCTGCTGCAACGGGCGCTGGACGAAATCACACAGCAGAAGACAAAAATTCTGGCGCTGCCGCGAGCCAATATCCACGCCGACCTGTTCCGCGATAACGCGATGTTCGAAGGCACTCACCTGACTGGGTTGATCGACTTCTACAACGCGTGTTCGGGGCCGATGCTCTACGACGTGGCGATTGCCTTGAACGACTGGTGTTCGGGCGAGAGCGGGTTGATCGACGGGCCGCGGGCGAGGGCGTTGCTTGGCGCTTATGCAGCGCTGCGACCGTTCACGGCGGCCGAGGCGGAGTTGTGGCCGACCATGCTGCGGGTGGCGTGTGTGCGGTTCTGGTTGTCGCGGTTGATCGCCGCCGAGTCGTTTGCCGGGCAGGACGTGCTGATTCACGATCCGATGGAGTTTCAGCAGCGTCTGGCGCAGCGGCAGCACGTCAGTACTCATTTGCCTTTCGCGCTCTAA